The following are from one region of the Acidobacteriota bacterium genome:
- a CDS encoding diacylglycerol kinase family lipid kinase translates to MTAGIIINPAAGPRRRPPADVAVRRAQAALRTCSVDGEVRVTEQRGNATALARSMIAGGARTIVAWGGDGTINEVAAEVAAAGATLGVVPGGSGNGFARGLGLEGRAEAALRTAISGSVRVIDTGSIDGRLFVNVAGIGFDAHMAAVFNRLSTRGAPAYFRAGVRELRSYRAATYTVRTPDETFTMPAFLVAVANCREYGNGALIAPRARPDDGVLELVCIPARRLPWLLCQSFRLFTGTIDRLPGIRRVSATAIELAADRPLAFHVDGEVHAGGRCLHVRVDRGSLRVRVPRAPEAGSLGRRSFA, encoded by the coding sequence ATGACCGCAGGCATCATCATCAACCCGGCGGCGGGACCGCGGCGCCGGCCGCCGGCCGACGTGGCGGTCCGCCGCGCGCAGGCGGCGCTGCGGACGTGCTCGGTGGATGGCGAGGTGCGCGTCACGGAGCAGCGCGGGAACGCGACGGCGCTGGCCCGTTCGATGATCGCCGGCGGCGCGCGGACGATCGTGGCCTGGGGAGGCGACGGCACCATCAACGAGGTGGCGGCCGAGGTGGCCGCGGCGGGGGCGACGCTGGGTGTGGTGCCCGGCGGGTCCGGCAACGGGTTCGCGCGCGGGCTGGGCCTCGAGGGCCGCGCCGAGGCCGCCCTCCGCACGGCGATCTCGGGTTCGGTACGCGTAATCGACACGGGGAGCATCGACGGGCGGTTGTTCGTCAACGTCGCCGGCATCGGCTTCGATGCGCACATGGCGGCCGTGTTCAACCGGCTGTCGACGCGGGGTGCGCCGGCGTACTTCCGGGCGGGTGTCCGCGAGTTGCGCTCCTACCGGGCGGCCACCTACACCGTCCGCACCCCGGACGAGACCTTCACCATGCCCGCTTTCCTGGTGGCGGTCGCGAATTGCCGCGAGTACGGCAACGGCGCGCTGATCGCGCCCCGCGCGCGTCCCGACGACGGCGTGCTGGAGCTGGTCTGCATCCCGGCCCGGCGGTTGCCCTGGCTGTTGTGCCAGTCGTTCCGGCTCTTCACGGGCACTATCGACCGGCTGCCGGGGATTCGCCGCGTCTCCGCGACGGCCATCGAGCTGGCTGCCGACCGACCGCTCGCGTTTCACGTGGACGGCGAGGTGCACGCCGGGGGACGCTGCCTGCACGTCCGCGTCGACCGGGGCTCGCTTCGCGTGCGCGTGCCGCGGGCTCCCGAGGCTGGGAGCCTAGGCCGCAGGAGTTTCGC